A genomic region of Zea mays cultivar B73 chromosome 6, Zm-B73-REFERENCE-NAM-5.0, whole genome shotgun sequence contains the following coding sequences:
- the LOC103629216 gene encoding uncharacterized protein, with product MDPQIKLALEAQTRSFLNELDKKFAAHDTKWESRVGDLERSAAAAADQFYDLKADIHTDVTAQLEFFVSSATERTDRAAAATISRVSALKSTTSTFEAWRPTMESMVTDFKLSVKAVQAIVDNLSLSWERRPPEPDHLKPGILGTFGSAPVRPPTREWTNGPDGHHLDSNHREAGFGRMFASTHLPPNVYRWLKRSH from the exons ATGGATCCCCAAATCAAGCTCGCTTTGGAGGCACAAACTCGTTCCTTCCTCAACGAGCTCGACAAGAAGTTCGCCGCGCATGACACCAAATGGGAGTCACGCGTCGGTGATCTGGAGCGGTCGGCAGCGGCGGCCGCCGATCAGTTCTACGACCTCAAGGCGGACATCCATACCGATGTCACTGCTCAGTTGGAATTCTTCGTCTCTTCCGCGACGGAGCGCACAGATCGGGCAGCCGCGGCCACgatttcgcgcgtctcggcgctcAAATCCACTACCTCGACCTTTGAGGCGTGGCGCCCCACCATGGAGTCGATGGTCACTGACTTCAAACTCAGTGTCAAAGCTGTACAAGCCATTGTCGACAACTTGTCTCTCTCATGGGAACGCCGTCCACCAGAGCCGGACCACCTCAAGCCTGGCATCCTCGGCACATTTGGGTCGGCACCCGTGCGCCCACCTACCAGAGAATGGACTAACGGCCCCGACGGGCACCACTTAGACTCAAATCATCGGGAGGCTGGTTTTGGACGCATGTTCGCATCCACCCACCTCCCGCCCAATG TTTATCGATGGCTTAAAAGATCACATTAA